The Hyphomicrobiales bacterium sequence TCGCTCGGTGCCGGCATGGCGGTGGTTCCGGCCGGTCCGGCCGCCGCCATCACCGTGTTCGATCCCTCGAACTTTGCCCAGAACATCCTGCAGGCCGCCCGCGCGCTGGAGCAGATCAACAACCAGATCCAATCGCTTCAGAACCAGGCGACCATGCTGCAGAACATGGCGAAGAACCTTCAGCGCCTCGACTATTCGTCGCTCGGCCAGATCACCGGTGCGCTTCAGCGCATCGACGGGCTGATGATCCAGGCGCAGGGCATCGCCTTTGAGGTCGGTGCCACCGATGCTGCCTTCCGGCAGCAATTCCCCGAACAATATGACGCAGCGGTGACGACCGACCGGTTCGTGGCCGACGCCCGGACCCGCTGGCGCAACTCGATGAGCGCGTACCACCAGACCATGCGGATACAGGCGCAGGTGGTCGAGAACGTCCAGGCCGATGGCGCCACCCTGTCGGAACTGGTGA is a genomic window containing:
- the trbJ gene encoding P-type conjugative transfer protein TrbJ is translated as MMRKTLAALAVATSLGAGMAVVPAGPAAAITVFDPSNFAQNILQAARALEQINNQIQSLQNQATMLQNMAKNLQRLDYSSLGQITGALQRIDGLMIQAQGIAFEVGATDAAFRQQFPEQYDAAVTTDRFVADARTRWRNSMSAYHQTMRIQAQVVENVQADGATLSELVMASQGAVGSLQAQQATNQLLALSTKQQLQIQNLMAAQYRSEALDQARKAQAEEAARAATARFLGSGTAYTPR